From Rhodovastum atsumiense, a single genomic window includes:
- a CDS encoding NADH-quinone oxidoreductase subunit M has translation MNAAGFPVLSLITWLPLVGGAVIMAVRGDEATVAANARWTALWTSLIVFLLSLVLWFGFDTADPGFQFIESLSWLPQWGITYKMGVDGISVLFVLLSTALTPICILASWEAITSRVREYMLSFLILETMMVGMFCALDFVVFYMFFEGVLIPMYLIIGVWGGPRRVYAAFKFFLYTLAGSVLMLLALLAMWYTAGTTDIPTLLQTAFPASMQTWLFLAFFASFAVKVPMWPVHTWLPDAHVEAPTAGSVILAGVLLKMGAYGFLRFSVPMLPQASASFAPFIFALSVVAVIYTSLVALAQTDMKKLIAYSSVAHMGVVTIGIFTFNVQGISGALFQMLSHGVVSGALFLVVGVVYDRIHSREIARYGGLADRMPAYAFTFMLFMMASMGLPGTAGFVGEFLVLVGALKVNFWLALLGSLGMILGAAYMLYLYRRVIFGTITRADLRDILDLSPREVAVFAPLVLLTLWMGVYPASFTGFWDAAVGAMVQRHQAALEAATKLAGVLH, from the coding sequence ATGAACGCTGCCGGCTTTCCCGTGCTCTCGCTGATCACCTGGCTGCCGCTGGTGGGCGGGGCCGTCATCATGGCGGTGCGCGGCGACGAGGCGACCGTCGCTGCCAACGCCCGCTGGACCGCGCTCTGGACCAGCCTGATCGTGTTCCTGCTTTCACTGGTGCTCTGGTTCGGCTTCGACACCGCCGATCCCGGCTTTCAGTTCATCGAGAGCCTGTCCTGGCTGCCGCAATGGGGCATCACCTACAAGATGGGCGTGGACGGCATCTCGGTGCTGTTCGTGCTGCTTTCCACCGCGCTGACGCCGATCTGCATCCTGGCGAGCTGGGAGGCGATCACCTCGCGCGTGCGCGAGTACATGCTGTCCTTCCTGATTCTCGAGACGATGATGGTCGGCATGTTCTGTGCCCTCGACTTCGTCGTATTCTACATGTTCTTCGAAGGCGTGCTGATCCCGATGTACCTGATCATCGGGGTCTGGGGCGGTCCGCGCCGGGTCTATGCCGCCTTCAAGTTCTTCCTCTACACGCTGGCGGGCTCGGTATTGATGCTGCTGGCGCTGCTGGCGATGTGGTACACCGCCGGCACCACCGACATCCCGACACTGCTGCAGACGGCCTTCCCGGCCTCGATGCAGACCTGGCTGTTCCTGGCCTTCTTCGCTTCCTTCGCGGTGAAGGTGCCGATGTGGCCGGTGCACACCTGGCTGCCGGATGCGCATGTGGAGGCGCCGACCGCGGGCTCCGTCATCCTGGCGGGGGTGCTGCTGAAGATGGGGGCCTACGGCTTCCTGCGCTTCTCGGTGCCGATGCTGCCGCAGGCCTCGGCGAGCTTCGCGCCGTTCATCTTTGCCCTGTCGGTTGTCGCCGTCATCTACACCTCGCTGGTGGCGCTGGCGCAGACCGACATGAAGAAGCTGATCGCCTATTCCTCGGTCGCCCACATGGGCGTGGTGACGATCGGCATCTTCACCTTCAACGTGCAGGGCATTTCCGGCGCGCTGTTCCAGATGCTCAGCCACGGCGTGGTTTCCGGCGCGCTGTTCCTTGTTGTCGGCGTGGTCTACGACCGCATCCACAGCCGTGAGATCGCCCGCTATGGCGGGCTGGCCGACCGCATGCCGGCCTATGCCTTCACCTTCATGCTGTTCATGATGGCGAGCATGGGCCTGCCCGGCACCGCTGGCTTCGTCGGCGAGTTCCTGGTGCTGGTCGGCGCGCTCAAGGTGAATTTCTGGCTGGCCCTGCTGGGTTCGCTCGGCATGATCCTCGGCGCGGCCTACATGCTCTACCTGTATCGCCGTGTCATCTTCGGCACGATCACCCGTGCCGACCTGCGCGACATCCTCGACCTCTCGCCGCGCGAGGTCGCGGTATTCGCGCCGCTCGTGCTGCTCACCCTGTGGATGGGCGTCTATCCCGCCAGTTTCACTGGTTTCTGGGATGCCGCCGTCGGCGCCATGGTGCAGCGGCACCAGGCCGCACTGGAAGCCGCCACCAAGCTCGCCGGAGTGCTGCACTGA
- the nuoL gene encoding NADH-quinone oxidoreductase subunit L, whose translation MLFAVAVFAPLLGSTIAGLFGKAIGDRAAQAVTILCMVLASICGVTAFVQLIYLGAAPGVVSLGTWVEAGSFHVDWALRYDALSAAMVAMVTTVATLIHIYSVGYMSHDKTIWRFFSYLSLFSFAMLMLVTADNLLQLFFGWEGVGLASYLLIGYWYDRPSACAAAIKAFVVNRIGDLGFALGIALVFWTFGSIEFATIFGAVGQHQNDVYSVLGGTWRAYEVIGILLFIGAMGKSAQLGLHVWLPDAMEGPTPVSALIHAATMVTAGVFLMARFSPVLDFAPGALGFVAFIGASTALFAATIGCVQNDIKRVIAYSTCSQLGYMFIAAGVGAYQASIFHLLTHAFFKALLFLGAGSVIHAMSDEQDIRRMGGIWKKIPLTYGVMWVGSLALAGVWPFAGFYSKDAILEAAWASGSTVGQYGFWCGLIAAFLTAFYSWRLIILTFHGKPRADHHTMEHVHESPWVMTGPLVLLAIGAIVTGFSFHEQLLGPDWTHFWGQSIQLAPDNHVLHEMHELPALVGLAPAIVGLLGIATAYALYMLRPEIPGELAARHRGIYQMLLNKYYFDEFYNAVFVRPGMALARVLWQVGDATIIDGVPNGVASLTTDSSAQVVKLQTGSLAAYAFAMLIGLVVLSMIVLLLFVLG comes from the coding sequence ATGCTGTTCGCCGTCGCTGTCTTCGCGCCGCTGCTCGGCTCCACCATCGCCGGGTTGTTCGGCAAGGCCATCGGAGACCGGGCTGCCCAGGCGGTCACCATTCTCTGCATGGTGCTGGCCTCGATCTGCGGGGTCACCGCCTTCGTCCAGTTGATCTATCTCGGCGCCGCGCCGGGCGTGGTGTCGCTCGGCACCTGGGTGGAAGCCGGCAGCTTCCACGTCGACTGGGCGCTGCGCTACGACGCGCTGTCCGCCGCCATGGTCGCCATGGTCACCACCGTCGCCACGCTGATCCACATCTACAGCGTCGGCTACATGAGCCATGACAAGACCATCTGGCGCTTCTTCAGCTACCTGAGCCTGTTCAGCTTCGCCATGCTGATGCTGGTGACGGCCGACAACCTGCTGCAACTGTTCTTCGGCTGGGAAGGCGTCGGGCTGGCGAGCTACCTGCTGATCGGCTACTGGTACGACCGTCCCTCGGCTTGCGCCGCCGCCATCAAGGCCTTCGTCGTCAACCGTATCGGCGACCTTGGCTTCGCGCTCGGCATCGCGCTGGTCTTCTGGACCTTCGGCTCGATCGAGTTTGCCACCATCTTCGGCGCTGTCGGCCAGCACCAGAACGACGTCTACAGCGTGCTCGGCGGCACCTGGCGCGCCTACGAGGTGATCGGCATCCTGCTGTTCATCGGCGCCATGGGCAAATCCGCGCAGCTCGGCCTGCATGTCTGGCTGCCCGATGCGATGGAAGGGCCGACCCCGGTTTCGGCGCTGATCCATGCCGCGACCATGGTGACGGCCGGCGTGTTCCTGATGGCGCGGTTCTCGCCGGTGCTGGACTTCGCCCCGGGCGCGCTTGGTTTCGTCGCCTTCATCGGCGCCTCGACCGCGCTGTTCGCCGCCACCATCGGCTGCGTGCAGAACGACATCAAGCGGGTGATCGCCTATTCCACCTGCTCGCAGCTCGGTTACATGTTCATCGCCGCCGGCGTCGGCGCCTACCAGGCCTCGATCTTCCACCTGCTGACGCACGCTTTCTTCAAGGCGCTGCTGTTCCTCGGCGCGGGCAGCGTGATCCATGCCATGTCCGACGAGCAGGACATCCGGCGGATGGGCGGCATCTGGAAGAAGATCCCGCTCACCTACGGCGTGATGTGGGTCGGCAGCCTGGCGCTGGCCGGGGTGTGGCCCTTCGCCGGCTTCTATTCGAAGGACGCTATCCTCGAAGCTGCCTGGGCCTCGGGCTCGACGGTCGGGCAGTACGGGTTCTGGTGCGGCCTGATCGCGGCGTTCCTGACCGCCTTCTATTCCTGGCGCCTGATCATCCTGACCTTCCACGGCAAGCCCCGGGCCGACCACCACACCATGGAGCATGTGCACGAAAGCCCCTGGGTGATGACCGGGCCACTGGTATTGCTGGCGATCGGCGCGATCGTCACCGGCTTCAGCTTCCACGAACAACTGCTCGGCCCGGACTGGACGCATTTCTGGGGCCAATCGATCCAGCTCGCCCCCGACAACCACGTGCTGCACGAGATGCACGAGCTGCCGGCCCTGGTCGGGCTGGCGCCGGCGATCGTCGGGCTGCTCGGCATCGCCACCGCCTACGCGCTGTATATGCTCAGACCGGAGATCCCCGGCGAGCTGGCTGCGCGCCATCGCGGCATCTACCAGATGCTGCTGAACAAATACTATTTCGACGAGTTCTATAACGCTGTGTTCGTCCGTCCCGGCATGGCGCTGGCGCGGGTGCTCTGGCAGGTCGGCGATGCCACCATCATCGACGGCGTGCCCAACGGCGTGGCCTCGCTCACCACGGACAGCTCCGCGCAGGTGGTGAAGCTGCAGACCGGCTCCCTAGCCGCCTATGCCTTCGCCATGCTGATCGGCCTCGTGGTGCTCAGCATGATCGTCCTCCTGCTGTTCGTGCTCGGGTGA
- the nuoK gene encoding NADH-quinone oxidoreductase subunit NuoK → MVVGLFHYLFVAAVLLVLGIFGIFLNRKNVIVILMSIELILLAANLNLVAFSAALGDLVGQVFVMFALTVAAAEAAIGLAIVVIYFRNRGSIQVEDVNMMKG, encoded by the coding sequence ATGGTCGTCGGCCTGTTCCATTACCTGTTCGTCGCCGCGGTCCTGCTGGTGCTGGGCATCTTCGGCATCTTCCTCAACCGCAAGAACGTCATCGTCATCCTGATGTCGATCGAGCTGATCCTGCTCGCCGCCAATCTCAACCTCGTCGCCTTCTCGGCGGCGCTCGGCGATCTCGTCGGCCAGGTCTTCGTGATGTTCGCGCTCACGGTTGCCGCGGCCGAGGCGGCGATCGGGCTCGCCATCGTCGTCATCTATTTCCGCAACCGCGGCTCGATCCAGGTCGAGGACGTCAATATGATGAAGGGCTGA
- a CDS encoding NADH-quinone oxidoreductase subunit J: MIASLLFYLFAAILLGSAGMVVSARNPVHSVLFLILAFFNAAALFLLAGAEFLAMILVIVYVGAVAVLFMFVVMMLDISSAELRSGYQRYLPVGLAVGLVLLIELVLVLGGWKILPEAATLRFAPPVPGVNNTAQLGRMLYTDYVLLFQAAGLVLLVAMIGAIVLTLRDRQLSRKQDIARQIARDPAEAITLMDVPPRTGVGKLGILRPEAPAQRQPEQAETAAGPGGQP, encoded by the coding sequence ATGATCGCGTCGCTGCTGTTCTATCTGTTCGCGGCCATCCTGCTCGGTTCGGCCGGCATGGTGGTGTCGGCCCGCAATCCCGTGCACTCCGTGCTGTTCCTGATCCTTGCCTTCTTCAACGCCGCGGCCCTGTTCCTGCTGGCCGGGGCCGAGTTCCTGGCGATGATCCTGGTGATCGTCTATGTCGGCGCCGTCGCCGTTCTGTTCATGTTCGTGGTGATGATGCTCGACATCAGCTCCGCCGAGCTGCGCAGCGGCTATCAGCGCTATCTGCCGGTGGGGCTCGCGGTCGGCCTGGTGCTGCTGATCGAGCTGGTGCTGGTGCTGGGTGGCTGGAAGATCTTGCCGGAAGCGGCGACGCTGCGCTTCGCGCCGCCGGTGCCGGGGGTGAACAACACCGCCCAGCTCGGCCGCATGCTGTACACCGACTATGTGTTGCTGTTCCAGGCGGCCGGGCTGGTGCTGCTGGTGGCCATGATCGGCGCCATCGTGCTGACGCTGCGCGACCGCCAGCTCTCGCGCAAGCAGGACATCGCCCGGCAGATCGCGCGCGATCCGGCCGAGGCGATCACGCTGATGGACGTGCCGCCGCGGACCGGCGTCGGCAAGCTCGGCATCCTGCGTCCCGAAGCACCCGCGCAACGCCAGCCCGAGCAGGCGGAGACCGCCGCGGGTCCCGGAGGGCAGCCCTGA
- the nuoI gene encoding NADH-quinone oxidoreductase subunit NuoI — translation MALLDRTARSLLMRELLSGMALTFRYIFKAKATINYPYEKGPLSPRFKGEHALRRYPNGEERCIACKLCEAICPAQAITIEAEPREDGSRRTTRYDIDMTKCIYCGLCEEACPVDAIVEGPNFEFATETREELLYNKDRLLANGDRWEPELARRLELDAPYR, via the coding sequence ATGGCCCTTCTCGACCGCACCGCGCGCAGCCTGCTGATGCGCGAACTGCTCAGCGGCATGGCGCTGACGTTCCGCTATATCTTCAAGGCCAAGGCCACCATCAACTACCCCTACGAGAAGGGGCCTCTCAGCCCCCGCTTCAAGGGGGAGCACGCGCTGCGCCGCTACCCGAACGGCGAGGAGCGCTGCATCGCCTGCAAGCTGTGCGAGGCGATCTGCCCGGCCCAGGCCATCACCATCGAGGCCGAGCCGCGCGAGGATGGGTCACGGCGGACCACCCGCTACGATATCGACATGACGAAATGCATTTATTGCGGGCTGTGCGAGGAAGCCTGCCCGGTGGATGCCATCGTCGAGGGCCCGAATTTCGAGTTCGCCACCGAAACGCGTGAGGAATTGCTGTACAACAAGGACCGCCTGCTTGCGAACGGCGACCGCTGGGAGCCGGAGCTCGCGCGGCGGCTCGAACTGGATGCCCCGTACCGCTGA
- the nuoH gene encoding NADH-quinone oxidoreductase subunit NuoH → MGAFFDTPLGLLLLTAAKAMALLTPLLVGVAYLTYAERKVLAAIQLRKGPNVVGPFGLFQPFADAIKMVFKETVIPAGANRALFLFAPMLTFMLAMIAWAVIPVNNGWAIADINVGILYIFAISSLGVYGIVIAGWASNSKYAFLGALRSAAQMVSYEVSMGFVLVSVLLCAGSLNLNDIVLAQRNVWFCIPLLPMFVVFFISALAETNRAPFDIPEGESEIVAGFFVEYSSMSFGLFFLGEYANMFLMSAMTSILFLGGWLGPFGILPALGPLWLTLKICFLLFVFIWVRGTFPRYRYDQLMRLGWKVFLPLSLLWLVITAGVLMAFGWLPHAA, encoded by the coding sequence ATGGGCGCGTTCTTCGACACTCCGCTCGGCCTGCTGCTGCTGACCGCGGCGAAGGCCATGGCGCTGCTGACGCCGCTGCTGGTCGGCGTTGCCTATCTGACCTATGCCGAGCGCAAGGTCCTGGCGGCGATCCAGCTGCGCAAGGGCCCCAACGTGGTCGGGCCGTTCGGCCTGTTCCAGCCTTTCGCCGACGCCATCAAGATGGTCTTCAAGGAGACCGTCATCCCCGCCGGCGCCAACCGGGCCCTGTTCCTGTTCGCGCCGATGCTGACCTTCATGCTGGCGATGATCGCCTGGGCGGTCATCCCGGTGAACAATGGCTGGGCGATCGCCGACATCAATGTCGGCATCCTCTACATCTTCGCCATCTCCTCGCTCGGGGTCTACGGCATCGTCATCGCCGGCTGGGCCAGCAACTCGAAATACGCCTTTCTCGGCGCGCTGCGCTCGGCGGCGCAGATGGTCTCCTACGAAGTGTCGATGGGCTTCGTGCTGGTCTCGGTGCTGCTCTGCGCCGGCAGCCTGAACCTTAATGACATCGTGCTGGCGCAGCGCAACGTCTGGTTCTGCATCCCGCTGCTGCCGATGTTCGTGGTGTTCTTCATCTCGGCCCTGGCCGAGACGAACCGCGCCCCCTTCGACATCCCCGAAGGCGAGAGCGAGATCGTGGCGGGTTTCTTCGTCGAGTACAGCTCCATGTCGTTCGGGCTGTTCTTCCTTGGCGAATACGCGAACATGTTCCTCATGAGCGCGATGACCAGCATCCTGTTCCTCGGCGGCTGGCTCGGTCCGTTCGGCATCCTGCCGGCGCTCGGCCCGCTCTGGCTGACGCTCAAGATCTGCTTCCTGCTGTTCGTCTTCATCTGGGTGCGCGGCACCTTCCCGCGCTACCGCTACGACCAGCTCATGCGGCTCGGCTGGAAGGTGTTCCTGCCGCTGTCGCTGCTCTGGCTGGTGATCACGGCCGGTGTGCTGATGGCCTTCGGGTGGCTGCCCCATGCCGCCTGA
- the nuoG gene encoding NADH-quinone oxidoreductase subunit NuoG, giving the protein MVKVTVDGIEVEVAPGSNVLQACEAAGREVPRFCYHERLSVAGNCRMCLVEIEKAPPKPFASCSYPVADGMVVHTDTPMVRAARRGVMEFLLINHPLDCPICDQGGECDLQDQAVGYGMDHSRYAENKRAVKDKNLGPLVKTTMTRCIHCTRCIRFSAEIAGVPELGATARGESMEVTTYVERALSSELSGNLIDICPVGALTSKPYAFVARPWELRKTDSVDVFDAVGASIRVDSRGPEVLRVLPRINEDVNEEWLADKSRFAIDGLKRRRLDSCWVKRDGKLQRASWPDAFEAIAKKLDGVDGELVGAVAGNLADAESMLALRDLMTALGSANLDCRQDGAAADVSRRDFYTFNTSIAGIEEADALLIIGSNPRREAPLLNARIRKRWLQGNFPVAVIGPQAELTYEAEWIGSCAETISALIAGKHSFAATLRAAKKPMLILGQGALARPDGQSVLAAAWKLAAGSNMLTAEWHGFNVLHTAASRVGALDLHFLPGGNGKSLPQMLHGGVDVLWLLGADEFDTEAIGPDTFVIYQGSHGDRGAARADVILPGAAYTEKHGTYVNTEGRVQRGFLAVYPPGEAREDWRIIRAFSQYIDRTLPYDDIDAVRARLEQINPVFGRLDILPRFGCTDHTPPAGNPAALKTAPFVPWIPNYYQTDPISRASPTMAECARVHVPVPAQAAE; this is encoded by the coding sequence ATGGTGAAAGTTACTGTCGACGGGATCGAGGTCGAAGTCGCTCCCGGCTCCAACGTGCTGCAGGCCTGTGAGGCGGCGGGGCGCGAGGTCCCGCGCTTCTGCTATCACGAGCGCCTGTCGGTTGCCGGCAATTGCCGGATGTGCCTCGTCGAGATCGAGAAGGCCCCGCCCAAGCCTTTCGCCTCCTGCTCCTATCCGGTGGCCGACGGCATGGTGGTGCACACCGACACGCCGATGGTGCGGGCGGCGCGGCGCGGCGTGATGGAATTCCTGCTGATCAACCATCCGCTCGATTGCCCGATCTGCGACCAGGGCGGCGAGTGCGACCTGCAGGACCAGGCCGTCGGCTACGGCATGGACCATTCCCGCTACGCCGAGAACAAGCGCGCGGTGAAGGACAAGAATCTCGGGCCGCTGGTGAAGACCACGATGACGCGCTGCATCCACTGCACGCGCTGCATCCGCTTCAGCGCCGAGATCGCCGGGGTGCCGGAGCTCGGCGCCACCGCCCGTGGCGAGAGCATGGAAGTCACCACCTATGTGGAACGGGCGCTGTCTTCCGAATTGTCGGGCAACCTGATCGACATCTGCCCGGTCGGCGCGCTGACCTCCAAGCCCTATGCCTTCGTGGCGCGGCCCTGGGAGCTGCGCAAGACCGACAGCGTCGATGTGTTCGACGCCGTCGGCGCTTCCATCCGCGTCGACAGCCGCGGCCCCGAGGTGCTGCGCGTGCTGCCGCGCATCAATGAAGACGTCAACGAGGAGTGGCTGGCCGACAAGAGCCGCTTCGCCATCGATGGGCTGAAGCGCCGCCGCCTGGATTCCTGCTGGGTGAAGCGTGACGGCAAGCTGCAGCGGGCGAGCTGGCCCGATGCCTTCGAGGCGATCGCGAAGAAGCTGGACGGGGTGGACGGCGAGCTGGTCGGTGCCGTGGCCGGCAACCTCGCCGATGCCGAGAGCATGCTGGCGCTCAGGGACCTGATGACGGCGCTCGGTTCGGCCAATCTCGATTGCCGGCAGGACGGGGCCGCCGCCGACGTGTCGCGGCGCGACTTCTACACGTTCAACACCTCGATCGCCGGCATCGAGGAAGCGGACGCGCTGCTGATCATCGGCAGCAATCCCCGCCGCGAGGCACCGCTGCTCAATGCCCGCATCCGCAAGCGCTGGCTGCAGGGCAATTTCCCGGTCGCCGTGATCGGCCCGCAGGCGGAGCTGACCTACGAGGCCGAGTGGATCGGCAGTTGCGCCGAGACGATCAGCGCGCTGATCGCCGGCAAGCATTCTTTCGCCGCGACGCTGCGGGCGGCGAAGAAGCCGATGCTGATCCTGGGGCAGGGCGCCCTGGCGCGGCCGGACGGGCAGTCGGTCCTCGCCGCCGCCTGGAAGCTGGCCGCCGGCAGCAACATGCTGACCGCCGAGTGGCACGGCTTCAACGTGCTGCACACGGCGGCGTCCCGCGTCGGCGCGCTCGACCTGCATTTCCTGCCCGGAGGCAACGGCAAGTCGCTGCCGCAGATGCTGCATGGCGGCGTCGACGTGCTGTGGTTGCTCGGCGCCGATGAATTCGACACCGAGGCGATCGGTCCCGACACCTTCGTCATCTACCAGGGCAGCCATGGCGACCGTGGCGCGGCGCGGGCCGATGTGATCCTGCCCGGTGCCGCCTATACCGAGAAGCACGGCACCTACGTGAACACGGAAGGCCGGGTGCAGCGTGGCTTCCTGGCGGTCTACCCACCCGGCGAGGCGCGTGAGGACTGGCGGATCATCCGTGCCTTCAGCCAGTATATCGACCGCACGCTGCCTTATGACGACATCGACGCGGTGCGGGCGCGGCTGGAGCAGATCAATCCGGTGTTCGGCCGCCTCGACATCCTGCCGCGCTTCGGCTGCACCGACCACACGCCGCCCGCGGGCAACCCGGCGGCGCTGAAGACGGCGCCGTTCGTGCCGTGGATCCCCAACTACTACCAGACCGACCCGATCAGCCGCGCCAGCCCGACCATGGCCGAGTGCGCGCGCGTTCACGTGCCGGTTCCGGCGCAGGCAGCGGAGTAG
- the nuoF gene encoding NADH-quinone oxidoreductase subunit NuoF, whose amino-acid sequence MLSDQDRIFTNLYGLHDPYLKGARARGDWDNTAALLARGPEAIVEEIKASGLRGRGGAGFPTGLKWSFMPKEEGPRPHYLVVNADESEPGTCKDRDIIRHDPHKLIEGCLIASFAMRAHACYIYIRGEFYNEARALQRAIDEAYAEGLIGKNACGSGWNFDLYVHRGAGAYICGEETALIESLEGKKGMPRLKPPFPAAVGLYGCPTTVNNVESIAVTPTILRRGAAWFSALGRPKNSGTKVFCISGHVNKPCNVEEELGIPLRELIETYAGGVRGGWDNLLAVIPGGSSVPVIPKSVCDTVLMDFDSLREVRSGLGTAAVIVMDKSTDIIKAIARLSAFYKHESCGQCTPCREGTGWMMRVMNRMVEGRAEPEEIDTLDQVTRQVEGHTICALGDAAAWPVQGLIRHFRPVIEDRIKQYKAGGARLAAE is encoded by the coding sequence ATGCTGAGCGACCAGGATCGGATTTTCACCAATCTCTACGGTCTGCACGACCCCTATCTGAAAGGGGCCCGCGCCCGCGGCGACTGGGACAACACCGCCGCCCTGCTGGCACGCGGCCCCGAGGCCATCGTCGAGGAGATCAAGGCGTCGGGCCTGCGCGGCCGCGGCGGCGCGGGCTTCCCGACCGGCCTCAAATGGTCGTTCATGCCGAAGGAAGAAGGGCCGCGGCCACACTACCTGGTGGTGAACGCGGACGAATCCGAGCCTGGCACCTGCAAGGACCGCGACATCATCCGCCACGATCCGCACAAGCTGATCGAAGGCTGCCTGATCGCGTCCTTCGCCATGCGCGCGCATGCCTGCTACATCTACATCCGCGGCGAGTTCTACAACGAGGCCCGCGCGCTGCAGCGGGCCATCGACGAGGCCTATGCGGAAGGCCTGATCGGCAAGAACGCCTGCGGCTCCGGCTGGAATTTCGACCTATACGTGCATCGCGGCGCCGGCGCCTATATCTGCGGCGAGGAAACCGCGCTGATCGAGAGCCTGGAAGGCAAGAAGGGCATGCCCCGGCTGAAGCCGCCCTTCCCGGCGGCGGTCGGGCTCTATGGCTGCCCGACCACGGTCAACAACGTCGAGAGCATCGCCGTCACCCCGACCATCCTGCGCCGTGGTGCCGCCTGGTTCTCCGCCCTTGGCCGGCCGAAGAATTCCGGGACCAAGGTGTTCTGCATCTCCGGCCACGTGAACAAGCCGTGCAATGTCGAGGAGGAACTCGGCATTCCGCTGCGCGAGCTGATCGAGACCTATGCCGGCGGCGTGCGCGGTGGCTGGGACAACCTGCTGGCGGTGATCCCGGGCGGGTCATCGGTGCCGGTGATCCCGAAATCCGTCTGCGACACGGTGCTGATGGATTTCGACAGCCTGCGCGAGGTGCGCTCCGGCCTGGGCACCGCCGCGGTGATCGTGATGGACAAGTCCACCGACATCATCAAGGCGATCGCGCGGCTCTCGGCCTTCTACAAGCACGAGAGCTGCGGCCAGTGCACGCCTTGCCGCGAGGGAACCGGGTGGATGATGCGGGTGATGAACCGCATGGTGGAAGGTCGTGCCGAACCCGAGGAGATCGACACGCTCGACCAGGTGACGCGGCAGGTGGAGGGGCACACGATCTGCGCCCTTGGCGACGCCGCGGCCTGGCCGGTGCAGGGGCTGATCCGGCATTTCCGGCCGGTGATCGAGGACCGAATCAAGCAATACAAGGCTGGCGGCGCCAGGCTGGCGGCGGAGTAG
- the nuoE gene encoding NADH-quinone oxidoreductase subunit NuoE — protein sequence MALQKEGPVGGEGPTSFSFDAESEAEIPQILAKYPPGKQASAVLPLLYLVQRQMARASGSAWVPRVAMDEIARRLGLAPIRVYEVATFYLMFNTRPVGKYHLQVCTTTPCWLRGSEEVVKACREATGIKDWKETSADGLFTMTEVECLGACVNAPVLQVNDDYYEDMDAERVKALIETLKRGGELPRPGSMAGRQASAPEGGPNTLTSLSFEKAR from the coding sequence ATGGCTTTGCAGAAGGAAGGCCCCGTCGGCGGCGAAGGGCCGACGAGTTTCAGCTTCGACGCCGAGAGCGAAGCCGAGATCCCGCAGATCCTGGCGAAGTATCCGCCGGGCAAGCAGGCCAGCGCGGTGCTGCCGCTGCTCTATCTGGTGCAGCGGCAGATGGCGCGCGCCAGCGGCAGCGCCTGGGTGCCGCGCGTGGCGATGGACGAGATCGCCCGGCGGCTCGGCCTGGCACCGATTCGCGTGTACGAGGTGGCGACCTTCTACCTGATGTTCAACACCCGGCCGGTGGGCAAGTACCACCTGCAGGTCTGCACCACCACGCCGTGCTGGCTGCGCGGCTCCGAGGAGGTGGTGAAGGCCTGCCGCGAGGCGACCGGCATCAAGGACTGGAAGGAAACCAGCGCGGACGGGCTGTTCACCATGACCGAGGTGGAATGCCTCGGCGCCTGCGTGAACGCCCCGGTGCTGCAGGTGAACGACGACTACTACGAGGACATGGATGCCGAGCGCGTGAAGGCGCTGATCGAGACGCTGAAGCGCGGCGGCGAGCTTCCCAGGCCCGGTTCGATGGCAGGACGACAGGCCTCGGCCCCGGAGGGAGGACCCAACACGCTCACCTCGCTCTCCTTCGAAAAGGCACGATGA